One genomic region from Erythrobacter mangrovi encodes:
- a CDS encoding class I SAM-dependent methyltransferase, whose product MALIEDFVAGRTPPELYQAYLTPLFETWSDALIEASPPHGRVLDLACGTGIVTRRIAAEAKVDSVVGIDIAQPMIEAAMAATTGEMPVKYLIASADQIDFPDNSFQSAFCQQGLQFFPDKVAALNETERLLAPGASAVFAVWTSGSNGNPVFGAFEDIVAEELGADLVPFGPFSLGSQREIEQFVESSKLGLIALAKEERVVRLPDPKTLVLFDLMFLGRPAADGTMHPLFDPADSSKDEQIARIISKLASATAQFLQPGGDLLAPSSAHIIVLGKD is encoded by the coding sequence ATGGCACTGATCGAGGACTTCGTTGCCGGCAGGACGCCACCAGAACTTTATCAGGCTTACCTCACTCCATTGTTCGAGACTTGGAGCGATGCATTGATTGAGGCTTCACCGCCGCATGGTCGTGTACTCGATCTGGCTTGTGGCACGGGTATTGTGACGCGAAGGATTGCCGCGGAAGCAAAGGTAGACAGTGTCGTCGGAATCGACATCGCTCAACCAATGATAGAGGCCGCGATGGCGGCTACGACTGGTGAGATGCCGGTAAAGTATCTGATAGCGAGCGCGGATCAGATTGATTTTCCGGACAATTCCTTTCAGTCGGCGTTCTGCCAACAGGGCCTGCAGTTTTTTCCTGATAAGGTTGCCGCCTTGAACGAAACCGAGCGGCTTCTCGCACCAGGCGCAAGTGCGGTATTTGCTGTTTGGACTTCGGGCAGCAATGGAAATCCAGTGTTTGGGGCTTTCGAAGACATCGTAGCCGAAGAGCTGGGAGCTGACTTGGTGCCGTTCGGACCATTCTCGCTTGGCTCACAACGCGAGATTGAACAGTTTGTCGAGAGTTCGAAGCTGGGCTTGATTGCGCTGGCAAAGGAAGAGCGCGTTGTGCGCCTTCCTGACCCGAAGACCCTGGTGCTGTTCGATTTGATGTTCCTAGGCCGCCCTGCAGCTGATGGAACTATGCACCCCTTATTCGATCCCGCGGACAGCTCCAAGGACGAACAGATCGCAAGGATCATATCGAAACTCGCTTCGGCAACTGCGCAGTTCCTGCAACCTGGCGGCGATCTTCTAGCGCCTAGCTCAGCGCATATCATCGTCCTTGGAAAGGATTGA